The nucleotide window aaaaaacctcctaacagaatgtccctttcaattaggactctcatagttagtcctaacagagtgtccctttcaattaggactctcctagctagagtcctaacagaatgtccctctcaattaggactctcctagctaaagtcctaacagaatgtccctctcaattaggactctcctagctagagtcctaacagacccgccctcttcaaatcagccttgtcctcaaggctgagattccatgaactcagggaaccgggtcttcagctcctcatatggttcccatgtggcgtcttcaagtggtagattattccaatgcactagtacttcagtagagggatgtcggcaacgcatcacgatcctgcgatcgaggatggcctgtggttgggcttgaataactccattctcagttgtgttgggcagttggatctggggtgactcgtgttctcccaacttgggctttaggcatgatacgtggaagacagggtgaattttggcatcttcaggtaatttaagtctgtatgccatggctccaatacgctctgtgatctgatagggcccataaaaacgtggggatagcttcatggaggctcgagtgttgatagagagttgcttgtatgattgtaggcgaagataaacccaatctcccactggaaattctctttcacttcgtcgtgtgtcggcttgctgcttcattctggcttgagcggtagagagattatcttttaacagttgtaagagtttgtccctattaattaattcttggtcaacctgatctaccttggccgagccaattacatactttggaatcacaagtgctagtcgaccatacaatgcttcataaggggcacattttatagatgaatgatatgtagtattataccaccattcggcccaaggaagccattttgcccactcttttggtcggtcgctagcgaaacaccggaggtacgtctctaagcacctatttaccacctctgtttggccgttagtttgtggatgatatgctgtgctcatcttgagtttggtgccttgtaactgaaataactcggtccaaaatttactagtgaagatcctgtcacgatcacttacgatggaccttggcatcccatgcagtttaacaatattttctatgaaaatctgagcaatactagcagcagtgtagggatttctcacagcacaaaaatgagcatatttcgtaagtctatcaaccaccacgagaatcgtgcttttacctttggaagatggcagcccttcaatgaagtccatggagatgttagtccacactgagtctggtatgggtagtggttgtagcttccctggatttgccacagattcacccttgtgctgttgacatacatcacattgtgccacatattcagcaataatttttttcatccctctccaataaaaattttgcttcactcttttgtaggttcttaggaatccagagtgccctgctgaaggtatagagtgcatttcatgcaagatgattgcgatgcaaggggagtcaggtataagcacaatgcgacctttgtagcgtaaatccctcgaattccaagtgtagtgggctattgcacttggatcctcctccaatttttttatgatcttgctgatctctggatccttcttctattcttccctaatgtcctcgaggagaccggtggtaggaagggagatggctgaaaccttagcttgttcaggtagccgtgagagtgcatctgcaacaacgttttctttcccctttttgtaaataatttcataatcaaatccaagaagtttggttacccatttttgctgctcaggggatgatatcttttgctccaaaaagtacttgaggcttttatggtcagttttaatttgaaatcgccggccgatcaggtagggtctccacctcgttactgcgtgtacaatggcaagcatctccttatcatatactgacatattttgatgggagggagataatgccttgctagtgtatgcgagtggtcgaccattttgtatgagaatggctccaattccgactccagatgcgtcggcctcaatgatgaagggtttattgaaatccggtagcgcaagcaccggcgttgttgtcatggctgctttaagtttgtcgaaggcagcagaggctttgtccgaccattggaaagcatcttttttcagtaaagaagtgagtggtgcactgatcttcccatagtccttaacaaattttcggtagtagcccgttagtccaaggaacccccgcagtaatttcacgtttgtaggtttcggccagccttgcattgcctcaatttttgttgggtctaccgccactccttcttctgatattatatgcctaaggtactctactttttgctggagaaagctgcactttggttgcttaacaaaaagagtattctcccgaaggatcgtcaaaacaatccgtaaatgctgaaagtgagtctcaagagaagggctgtaaacgagaatatcatcgaaaaataccagcacaaatttacgaagaaagctccgaaatatatcattcatgagactttgaaaggttgaaggagcattagtgagtccaaaaggcattaccaagaattcataatggccatcatgtgtgcgaaatgcagtttttggaatgtcatcgttacatacccgaatttggtggtaaccggatcggaggtccaacttcgtgaagactcgagctcctttcaattcatcaagaagttcatccaccactggtattgggtatttgtccttgacggtgatgccatttaaagctcggtagtcgatgcacatccgccaagttccgtccttcttgcgtacaagtagcaccggtgaggaaaagaggctgcaacttggtcgaatcacccctgtttcaagcatctcctttacgatcttttcaatttcatctttctggaggtgaggatatcggtatggtcgagtgttcgctggtggcttgcccggaaggattggaattcgatggtcatgttgccgagaaggaggaagaccacgcggttcagcaaatatgtcggcaaattcagtaagcaattgggcaagattttgatcttcaaattctattttcttcccctctggttgctgctggaggtgcatcaaaaaggcaccatttaccttgtgtaaaactttctccattcgttgggtcgaaaaagtggtaacgttgcttccgcgcttcccgcgtaggatgatctgtttgcccttacagtagaatttcataattaatttagaaaagttccaagagacatcacctagtgtagtcagccattctataccaagcactgcctcatagtcatcgattggtaggaggaagaaatcggtgataatttcttggtcttgtagtaatagtttcacttgcgggcatctttggtcgcactttaggattctaccgtcggcaacctttacatcgaacttgctgcaaccttcaatatgcagtgccatccgagcagcaaccttactattcaggaagttattagtgctacccgtgtcgatgagaacagtgatcggctgttgtttgaaaaggccaccaactttcatcgtttgcggatttgaatagccggctagtgcgtgtaccgtaatgtcggtcggctgtggctcttcttccatatcttcttcttcatgttcaaggctctcttctagatgttcaatgacctcttcttctactggttcaatcataagaagtctaccctttttacagcgatgctcgcggctccacggctcgtcgcaatgccaaaataaccccttcgcagatcgctcccgaagttcttctcttgttaaccttttcggtgcagggactcggttgatagtagggggggctgagggctttagtattgtaggtcgtggagtgatccttgtcctccgggcttcatggttcaatcgctcctcttgaagtcgtgcgaaagagatggctgccataagcttgtatggttgtcgcgccttaacttctccccggatctccggctttaagccctcaataaaagtccctaataactgtttttcagaccaatcacgagtttgattagataacctttcaaacctggtttggtactcctgaatggtggaggtttgtcggatctttgctagttgtccgtcaatgttctcgtaataagttggtccgaagcggatcagtagtccttctttgaattgtcaccatgaaagggctccataagtgtgttcaaaccagtcaaaccattgtatgacatccccttcaagatgtatagttgcaatttccaccatggatgcatccgcagttttatggtaccgaaaatatcgctcagcgcgcgagatccaaccaattgggtctccttcttcccatctagggaagtccactctcatgcgcgaatagttggggtcggtcatagagcctcccctctcttggaagtcatccctttgggcatgatgtgattggttagagctctctctttgatgtgatttcttcgggcttggtggtcggcccaaactgaattcagtaaggagagtccgaatcttatcctccattcgtgcctcaaaggcttcaaatttagcattgattgcgtcctcagatgccatagtatatgactccaaatctgtgatgttaagatctctcttttgttgacgagttaaaggcatgtataggtttgataaaaatcagtgaaagtttgctgcagaattgtgttgtcttgtaagagcagaattatcgtcgaagaaacaacggtttctcgacgaaatctccacaaaaatttgagagatttgaggagagagttgacaacaatatctcagtttatatgatagcaaggatgtccatcaagaaaatttcgacagtaacagcaagaaaattggtgtaagttgcgatagtagaattctcgtcgaaaaatttcagcaacttatgatgaaaatttgcagcaatataggaacgattttttttttttttggattttcggatagggataaataaattgcaacagcagtaaggtaggaaaccagaacctgttgcaattcacggggagatcaaaggttgatctgcggtagtggagatgatggtggaattcggcgacgatcttttaagcaattgtgggaattgctttggatggttgtggagggttgatggatggcaatggaagggcagcgagatgccaagaacgctgctctgataccaggtggtagaacccttgtagattctaaacttggggttgatctctttaggggatcggcctccttggaactctataggggttcctccctccaagttgttgctcaaaggctgcagaaaagattcatctattgcttatcaaaagagaaggaatacatggctatttatagggcttctaaaccctaactcctaataggactcctacttaagactcttacttctaaccaactcctaatatgactcataatcaagactcatattcccttacaactcctaattcttctctaagaaaaaacctcctaacagaatgtccctttcaattaggactctcatagttagtcctaacagagtgtccctttcaattaggactctcctagctagagtcctaacagaatgtccctctcaattaggactctcctagctaaagtcctaacagaatgtccctctcaattaggactctcctagctagagtcctaacagattaaGACCTTTTCTTTCCATGCCAGCCTTCATATGGTGAGAAGTGTCAGATGATAATTGGCCATCAATATGTTCTGTATCAATTAACATATATTAAAATGATGATTGACCTCGAGGTAGCGTTGAGGTGGTACTTGCACTAAGACCAATGTCACGAGAAATTTTTCGACCTGATGTCTCTGATGCTCAAGTTAGCCCAATATACTTTTTGAGTATAGGTTTTTCACGAAAACAGAGCATATTGGTATGATGCATGGAGTTAACTTTTATGCCTGATCTATGGAGAGAATAACCTACTACTGTCCTAACATCCCCATTTGACATTTTGTTAATAAGAGATTGGGGACAAGAGGGAGACATGCCCAAATGATCTCCCTCGGACTATTATCCATATGGGTAAACCAGTGGAGGGTGattgaagctttttttttttttctaagccgGTCTTCACACGATGATATATGTCAAATGGTGATTGACTACTAACACATTTCATATATTCAATTAAGAACTTCAAATTTTATGTTATAGACCAAACTCAATATATGTAATTAGACACTCTCAATTATTATCTATGTGACTAATATAAACATTATCTTAGCACATCTCGTATTCAATCAGTCTCCTTTCTATTTGTAAAGGTCTGTCAATAAGCAAAACTATATGGATCAATAAATCTATTCTATTTGTTGGTTTTTCAATTCAACTGAAATCCActgtttgattttgttaatttagAGTCTCAGAACTGAAAAGACATCACTTAGGAAAGAAATAACATTTGGTTCTAATAAGCTCTCGATTTCATTATTTTTAATGTGATGTGGGATTTATATTTAGTATCTTGTCATAAGATTCATGTAATCGAtcctaaatttattattttattagtatCATTATTGTACCTTATCGTAATATTAGAGTACCATGCTTGACGTTAAACAACATAACACCGAATCATATGATTTTGTGCATTCAAAGTGGACCCAAAAGACATCTCAGGATAGAAATAACATCAGGATTCAATTGGTTGGTACTTAGTCAGAGACAGTTTCCATAACATATAAGCCATATTCTATCACAAATACAAATGCAAATAGTTATCCACTGTTTGCTTATTTAAAGCACATAATTTCAGCACGTCATGTCAACTTGCAACAACGAAGCTTTCTAGTTGTTGTTGTCCATCCAGAACTGAGCCTGAAGCCAGTCGATGGTCTTCTTGTCCACCTGGAAAGCCTTGGCCAGAACATCGTCGGAGATGGGTGGCTTCGACCCGAACACAGCGTTGGCGATGGTGATCGTGCCGGGGTTTTGGCTACTGAGAGCACCGATGGCGACGGTGTTGGTGTACCCAGGGTTGAACTGGAAGTGGATGAGGCCCTCAGGGAAAACAAACACATCGCCCTTCTTCAGCATCTTGGTGAAGAGACGGTTGCCGTCGTCGGTGTTGGATGTGACGAAGCCGACCAAGAGCTGTCCTTCTATGACGGTGAGGATCTCGGTGGCACGGGGGTGAGTGTGGGGAGGGTTGAGGCCTTTGGGCCCGTAGTCGATGCGAACCATGGAGATGCCGAGGGTGTTGAGTCCGACGAGCTTGTTCACGTTGACGGCAGTGACCATGGAGCCGAGCTTGTTTCCTGTGTTGCCGGCTTTGTCGAGTCCCATGAAGAAGAAGTCTTCGGCTGTCACTTGCTTGGGGTCTTTGCAGACGAATCCATTCACCAGCACTGCAGAAGCAACAAGAAAACTCGATCAGTAAACATGCATTAATCGAAAACGTGGACATGTAGATACGGTGTTCGATCCTTAAACTCGCCTTTGGAGTTCTTATCGGCGACGCAGAAGTCTTGAAGAGGGCTAGGATCAGAAGCCATTGCGAGAGAGGAAGCCATGGCAAGGAGAGCGATGAGAAGGATTTTGGCTGCCATCTTTAGGATGGATGAAGCTACAATTGGTGTTGTGATACAAATGCACGAAGGAGATGGATATAtagagagggggagggggagagagCCAGGGTTGAAACATTCTCGATCATTTGGTACGAGAGCTGAAAAGTATGCCTTTTGCTTATAATAATAATGTCTATAGACTGTGAGTGCTTCTTATCTTGTGCAGAGAAAGAGTCTACCAAGAGGAGCTTAATGTTTTGGTCAACGAAGATTTCTTGTATGCCATTCAATTGACAGGGTTTTGGTGATACGTTCACGTCGTCGAACCATTCAATTGGCAGTATAGCCAATTAAACATGTGGGAAACCAGTGGGCATCTCAGTCTGACTTCATCTAACATCAGATACTATAATGCAAGCCTTCTTTGTCACCTTCAAACATGACCAGGGCAACACGTTGCGTGCATGACCGACAACAAATACTATGGTGCAAGCGTTATATGTGAATGCAGTGACTATTCGCCACGAAATCGAGGAGAGCTGTAGCAATTGGGAGAGGTAGTGTTTCAGCTCTTAGATTGCCTGCTAGCACTTTTCGATCTATAAAAATCTTTTAAGATTTTTCAATACTCGAAAGAATAACAGACACTTATTGGGATAGGAATCATCTAAGTATTGCTATTTGCCCTGCTAACTGATGCACTTCTTGCTAGTTACTATAATTCAATCATGTGAGTAATTGCACGTGTGACACACTATGCAATCTTTTGTACttattattattggtattttCTGACTTTATGATTATGTGTTGCGTATATTATAATATCCATGaatctgtgcaataagaatcggattatagtgagatcacgataatgagaccgattcgcctttaagcaTAAACCATAAATATTCTCAATCGTATATTATTCGAGAAGGATATCGATATAATCAAACAAACTAGTATATTGTATCCTCATCCAATTGATAGAGGCGGCTAGtcccatagctactcgtgtggagatactagggatacaatacatatGCTAATTAGATAAttagttcattaattgatccactcacagaatgttggatagttgatgatacctcattattaaaCAACGATTTTGTAATTCtagttgtgtatctggtccttagacttgagatatcaaagATATCATAtataagtactctactctttgataccaaatttataggtctcgaagtttcaaatctagcataacTAATAATCGAGAGTGGCAATCAATCTTATGAGGGTAATTGAGTAGTGATAgaagatcattcactctcggtatcatgagatgaaagtcctatatattcttgcttaagTAAATATCTaatcagggtcattcagattgagagagaaagagttcttctagAGATtctaattagagcaagactcaagtagattTTGTATGAGCCTGACTGAATCATGCttggtatatagtctctaggatattaaatgaatgagtgataaatacatgataactgaggatagataggtctaattgATTAAATTCCtctgtatcgtatggggactacgacatagtggcttagtacgtttgtagtcgatgagttagtgaactattatggagataataattcaccgagttagaaggagttctcatGTGTACGACTCATgatcaacttgatattgggcctagagggtcacacatatatgataggtattgcgacgagtataGGTTCATATATAAAATATCCGCTGAAACCCTTGTCTTACGACTTTATCTTGGTAATCTTTTCAATCTTCACCTTACATATTAACATTCCATAATgtttaaatatattttgaataactTTAATCAAGTTTATAATGATCTCAACAAAAACATAAATCCCAAGTATTTAGAGTCTGAATAATAAAATATGCTCCTAGcgataaaatcaaaataaaatgtaTACTCCCAAAATAACTTAACTTGCAGCTAGACATCTTACAATTTGATTTGTAGATATCAGACTCACAAAGATGGATGttcttctgaaatattttataaagtttataaatattttaaaaggcTTAATTACAATAATTTGTTGTTCTTAATCTTTGCCTTGTGAAGATGCTATGTGTAGTTGAAGCATGCTTCCTATGAAAGGTCATACACTTCTTTTGAGACAAACACCCATCCTGTCGGAAGAGACGACAACGAACTATTTGTGATCAACCAATTGGCTATCTATAGGTTGTCATCGTTACTAAAAGATTCTTTTGCTTGGATGATGGTAGGTGATTGTATGCAGAAAGTTAACCAAAACCACAGGCGCAAGTGAGATGTTGACTATTAAAAATTCatcaatggatatatatatatatatatatatatatatatatatatatatatatatatatatatatatatatatatatatatatatatatccttggctagggtcattcggattgagtgagaaagagttctccaagagaatccgattaaagtgagactcgagtagaaaccgtatgggcctgacagcacaaTGTCCGATATATAGTCtccgagatattagatagataatgtactataggtacatggtaactgaggatagataggtccaaaggattagattcccccgtatcgtttggggattacagcgtagtggcctagtacatccgcagtcgatgaatcgagtgaattattttgaagataataattcatttaaccaaaaggagttctaatatgTATGACTCACAGGTAGCTCAATattggcctagagagtcacacacatatgataggtgttttgataagtaaaagtttatgagatatccatttgagctcctattttattggatatccaataagccattgaattattggatcatatccaataagagattattggatagagattcactaatatgAAAGACATGGATAGTTGTTTggggatctagtacccaatagggcaagatctattATGGTTAAATTAATAaagagcctctataaatatgagggaaccaaagggtcataggctagaccttTTTTACTACCACATCTTATtccctctccctttctcctcctcaaccaGTAAGGGCATGTGAAGATTTAGGCAGCGATTCAAGGAGCGTCTTCATAGCCACTACCGTGtgtatcactactagagaggaggacaattgacctccttcatcatatTCTACACATATATAGGATTTTAGTAATATGCAATCTCCTtagataacacaactatctcatacatggttttcagtttcacgagtttttgcataccaatcttcgcatgaaaatgaaattttttttgtgaaaatataggattttttgtttatgttcttctgctgcgcatgtgatgtcgcccctagatttctcaACATTAGCATTGTCAGGAACACATGACACATCAGAGCATCCGAGATTCCATAGAGAGGCATCTTAGTGCAAAAAGCGATAGTGTGTTCAATTGAGTTAGTGTTATCGTCAAAAGCTTTGAGAGGTGAAAGTTAGTTGGGATTGGTTCCTCTTGGATGTTCTAGGTAAACGAGGACCAACCTAAGGTGGGATCAATGAGATTCTCCCCCTTGGACTATCAGAACTCCCACTACATCTAGTATAAGTGTTGGTTCATTTGCCATAGCTAGACCCTCATAGAATAATACATTGAATCCATCGTTTGGGTCTTAAATTCGGACAGAGTAGAGTGGCGGTGCAATGGTGCACGGAACTCCACGATTAGGGAGCGAGACACTCATTCAGTTGGCAGTTCCGAGGACCTTGGGTGATCTTGAGATGCTAGTATCATGTTGGTTGGAGGGATTCCGATAGATGTCAGTGCTAGTGGCAATTAAAGTGTCGACCATTACTGATATGGTAGTGTCGCTTATTAGGCTAGTTGAGATAGGAGTGGGGTGATAGCTTGCATCATGCCCGTGAGTGTCTGCGCATAATGGGTAAGGTTCAGAAACACCTTGATGAGGATGAGCAAGTGGCTCGAATTTGTCCCTACGGGTGAGAGGCCAAGGTCATTAGATAGATGCCAATACCTCATCGATGCTAATGCCaaaatgtacatatacatatgtgagAAGGGGGGCAATTGCCCCTTGAGTAAAAGTGATATAGATTGGAGGCACGACCTCCTCGCTAGAGCACTCGTTGAGAGGATTGACGGATTGATGTTCCTACAACATCAAACCATTCTTCTAGTGCTAAAATGTTAGAGAAAATCATCGTCAATGTTCGAGTCAAGCCGACATTGTCCAAACACAAAAGTATAAGAGCATCCGAAGTAGATCCAAGATGGTTTTTGAGTGGCTCTAAGGTTGTgttactagtcataggtaccttgcaagccaatcacgtgagtgatgacaaatGTGATGTTGACATGTAAtccttttacttattattattatttgatattttatcactttatattgcctgttgcttgaatatattgtgatgttcatggatctgtgcaatgggaattggatcatgatgagatcacgataatgaagcaTGGGCAAATATTATCATCATAGAATAAGGTTGATGAAGCATGGTACCTTTTGTTGGGTTCAGTCCATAGGTGGGCTTGGATGGTTGATTTGGGCATTCAGtccaaatctgatttattaaaaaaaataaagatatataattttaaaatttttactagACAAAAATTGGTTAAATTTCATCGATTTTAGTCTGAATTTAATGTGAATAATTCATAATTTTAATGATGTCGATATACAATTTATCCTCTTTGAGATACTTTTCTGTTATACCCATTT belongs to Musa acuminata AAA Group cultivar baxijiao chromosome BXJ3-5, Cavendish_Baxijiao_AAA, whole genome shotgun sequence and includes:
- the LOC135638350 gene encoding putative germin-like protein 2-1; the protein is MAAKILLIALLAMASSLAMASDPSPLQDFCVADKNSKVLVNGFVCKDPKQVTAEDFFFMGLDKAGNTGNKLGSMVTAVNVNKLVGLNTLGISMVRIDYGPKGLNPPHTHPRATEILTVIEGQLLVGFVTSNTDDGNRLFTKMLKKGDVFVFPEGLIHFQFNPGYTNTVAIGALSSQNPGTITIANAVFGSKPPISDDVLAKAFQVDKKTIDWLQAQFWMDNNN